The Haloferax sp. Atlit-12N genome window below encodes:
- a CDS encoding DUF58 domain-containing protein, protein MLPTRRWAALAGVACFLAVYAVVLDEPTPLFAASGLAAWLVVAQVDAVGTIRAVDRDLSASVSVEPTSVYVDDRAAVTLTASLSEAVDAPVEVELVAPPSVNAPERARRTVAFDPGETAGSVTCSVEFPVAGRIAFDEVEVDIEDRAGFFTETLALDADARCLVEPPAPDGIHVGRGGELVGASFGDHSSDQTGPGLVPHETRQYLPGDTLSQIDWKTTARMDHPYIREFESESDYLLSLVVDCGSNMNRGPTGRTMLSYAREVALGLIDAADSHSDPVSAQFVGDAGTTWEFGPSSSSNAYQTIRRRLLSIEPTARSRRPVGTSRPVAPEDARERSRLLEGDDSAFATTLRPYLRDGESYVSRVSDRPIFDAVKSVCSRSDRQDHLVLVTDDSARVETYEAVVVASKRSSQTSVFLTPTTFFDDAAGSAGDTAGVVSFEEFRKRLERLPNVTAYEIAPKSAMDLATDRATTAE, encoded by the coding sequence ATGCTTCCGACCCGCCGATGGGCCGCGCTCGCAGGCGTCGCCTGCTTCCTCGCCGTCTACGCGGTCGTCCTCGACGAGCCGACGCCGCTTTTCGCAGCCAGCGGCCTCGCCGCGTGGCTCGTCGTCGCGCAGGTCGACGCCGTCGGGACGATTCGCGCGGTCGACCGCGACCTCTCGGCGAGCGTCTCGGTCGAGCCGACGTCGGTGTACGTCGACGACCGCGCCGCGGTGACGCTGACGGCGTCGCTGTCCGAGGCCGTCGACGCGCCCGTCGAGGTCGAACTCGTCGCGCCGCCGAGCGTGAACGCGCCCGAGCGGGCGCGTCGGACGGTCGCGTTCGACCCCGGAGAGACCGCCGGGTCGGTCACGTGCAGTGTCGAGTTCCCCGTCGCCGGGCGAATCGCGTTCGACGAGGTCGAAGTCGACATCGAGGACCGTGCCGGCTTCTTCACCGAGACGCTGGCGCTCGACGCCGACGCCCGCTGCCTGGTCGAACCGCCGGCCCCCGACGGCATCCACGTCGGTCGCGGCGGCGAACTCGTCGGCGCGTCCTTCGGCGACCACTCCAGCGACCAGACCGGACCGGGACTCGTCCCCCACGAGACGCGGCAGTACCTCCCCGGCGACACGCTGTCGCAGATCGACTGGAAGACCACCGCGCGCATGGACCACCCGTACATCCGCGAGTTCGAGTCCGAATCGGATTATCTGCTGTCGCTCGTGGTCGACTGCGGTTCGAACATGAACCGCGGTCCGACCGGGCGAACAATGCTTTCGTACGCGCGCGAGGTCGCGCTCGGCCTCATCGACGCCGCCGACTCCCACAGCGACCCCGTTTCGGCGCAGTTCGTCGGCGACGCCGGGACGACCTGGGAGTTCGGCCCCTCGTCGTCCTCGAACGCCTACCAGACGATTCGGCGGCGACTGCTCTCGATAGAACCGACCGCGCGCTCGCGTCGTCCGGTCGGCACGTCTCGGCCGGTCGCCCCCGAAGACGCCCGCGAGCGGAGTCGCCTCCTCGAGGGTGACGACTCGGCGTTCGCGACGACGCTTCGCCCGTACCTCCGCGACGGCGAGAGCTACGTCTCGCGGGTCAGCGACCGGCCGATTTTCGACGCGGTGAAGTCCGTGTGCTCGCGGTCCGACCGGCAGGACCACCTCGTGCTCGTCACCGACGACTCGGCGAGAGTCGAGACCTACGAGGCGGTCGTCGTCGCGTCCAAGCGGAGCAGCCAGACGAGCGTCTTCCTCACGCCGACGACGTTCTTCGACGACGCCGCCGGGAGCGCGGGCGACACGGCCGGAGTCGTCTCCTTCGAGGAGTTCCGAAAGCGCCTCGAACGGCTCCCGAACGTCACCGCCTACGAGATAGCCCCAAAGAGCGCCATGGACCTGGCGACTGACCGCGCCACCACAGCGGAGTGA
- a CDS encoding MoxR family ATPase: protein MSAPEEVYEAILDETSQLLVGNEDAIEALTIALLTNGHVLLEGVPGVAKTTIANLFAHAANLDYQRIQMTPDVLPADITGTHIYRENLGEFELQRGPVFSNVVLADEINRATPKTQSALLEAMEEGQVTIEGETLKLPYPFMVVATQNPIEYEGTFNLPEAQRDRFQFKVVVEIPERADEREILERFDRSPSLKPSDISNVIDDADIGKARQVVTGVHVDDKVFDYILDLVGATRTHTAVDFGASPRASLAFLRAGKAAAAIRGRDYVIPDDVKRLAPIIMSHRLVLGTEADISGRDPREVVEEVVDTVPTPEVDLNESATPSVAGDDD from the coding sequence ATGAGTGCTCCCGAAGAGGTCTACGAGGCCATCCTGGACGAGACGTCGCAACTCCTCGTCGGGAACGAAGACGCGATAGAGGCGCTCACCATCGCGTTGCTGACGAACGGGCACGTCCTCCTCGAAGGGGTCCCCGGCGTGGCCAAGACGACGATCGCCAACCTGTTCGCCCACGCCGCGAACCTTGACTACCAGCGGATTCAGATGACGCCCGACGTGCTGCCGGCGGACATCACGGGAACCCACATCTACCGCGAGAACCTCGGCGAGTTCGAACTCCAGCGGGGACCGGTCTTCTCGAACGTCGTCCTCGCCGACGAGATCAACCGGGCGACGCCGAAGACGCAGTCCGCCCTCCTCGAAGCGATGGAAGAGGGACAGGTGACCATCGAGGGCGAGACGCTCAAACTCCCCTATCCGTTCATGGTCGTCGCCACGCAGAACCCCATCGAGTACGAGGGGACGTTCAACCTCCCGGAGGCCCAGCGCGACCGCTTCCAGTTCAAGGTCGTCGTCGAAATCCCCGAGCGGGCCGACGAGCGGGAGATTCTCGAACGCTTCGACCGCTCGCCGTCGCTCAAACCCTCGGACATCTCGAACGTCATCGACGACGCCGACATCGGGAAGGCCCGGCAGGTCGTCACGGGCGTGCACGTCGACGACAAGGTGTTCGATTACATCCTCGACCTCGTCGGCGCGACGCGGACGCACACCGCGGTCGACTTCGGCGCGTCGCCCCGCGCGTCGCTTGCGTTCCTCCGGGCCGGCAAGGCCGCCGCGGCGATTCGCGGCCGCGACTACGTGATTCCGGACGACGTGAAGCGACTCGCACCCATCATCATGTCGCACCGCCTCGTCCTTGGGACCGAGGCGGACATCAGCGGACGCGACCCCCGAGAGGTCGTCGAGGAGGTCGTCGACACCGTTCCGACGCCCGAAGTCGACCTCAACGAGTCGGCGACGCCGTCCGTCGCCGGCGACGACGACTGA
- a CDS encoding DUF4350 domain-containing protein, producing MRVGSREVGYPHLLAAALLVTMLLGVGVGAGTSSSTYGAFNAAWDGGSGIRGVASDAGTETEVVYNTTEYSEVDPAGTVAFVISPERGYTDAEADRIEAFVRAGGTVVVADDFRPHANDLLARLGASARINQTPLRDDRHQYKSGALPVATRVAADPLTRDVSQLTLNHPATVTENESTVLVRSSNFSYLDRDDDGELDESETLQSHPVATTERLGAGDVVVVSDPSVFINAMLERPDNRAFAEALVADRTTVVLDFSHAEERPPLQVALRALRGSGGLQLLFGGVVVGAVALVARRGRLS from the coding sequence GTGCGCGTCGGCTCGCGCGAGGTCGGCTACCCGCACCTCTTGGCCGCGGCGCTCCTCGTCACGATGCTCCTCGGCGTCGGCGTCGGCGCGGGCACTTCGTCGTCCACCTACGGCGCGTTCAACGCCGCGTGGGACGGCGGCTCCGGAATCCGCGGGGTCGCGTCCGACGCGGGTACCGAGACCGAGGTCGTCTACAACACCACCGAGTACAGCGAGGTCGACCCGGCGGGCACCGTCGCGTTCGTCATCTCGCCGGAGCGGGGTTACACCGACGCCGAGGCCGACCGCATCGAAGCGTTCGTTCGGGCCGGCGGCACCGTCGTCGTCGCCGACGACTTCAGGCCGCACGCCAACGACTTGCTCGCCCGATTGGGCGCGTCGGCGCGCATCAACCAGACGCCGCTCCGCGACGACCGCCACCAGTACAAATCCGGCGCGCTCCCGGTGGCGACGCGCGTCGCCGCGGACCCGCTGACCCGCGACGTGTCGCAACTCACGCTGAACCACCCGGCGACGGTGACCGAAAACGAAAGCACCGTTCTCGTCCGCTCGTCGAACTTCTCGTATCTCGACCGCGACGACGACGGCGAACTCGACGAGAGCGAGACGCTCCAATCGCACCCGGTCGCGACCACGGAGCGCCTCGGCGCGGGCGACGTGGTCGTCGTGAGCGACCCGAGCGTGTTCATCAACGCGATGCTCGAACGGCCGGACAACCGGGCGTTCGCCGAGGCGCTCGTCGCCGACCGGACGACCGTCGTGTTGGACTTCTCGCACGCCGAGGAGCGCCCGCCGCTTCAAGTCGCGCTCCGGGCGCTCCGGGGCTCCGGCGGACTCCAACTCCTGTTCGGCGGGGTCGTCGTCGGCGCAGTCGCGCTCGTCGCCCGCCGCGGCCGGCTCTCGTAG
- a CDS encoding S8 family serine peptidase, whose translation MIRTQRGTRVAVVGIVFCLLLSATLAPVSEATRPPDVELGGSERGAPTATVADLATTNNTTAPDDETTNNTTAPDDETTEDGVLSGAAAYQLSRAASDELVPVILVFDDPSRESADAPDESETTRARLRATTNRTQSDVREFLEARRESGNVTDVTPFWTRNALAVEATSGVVRTLGGMPNVSAIHYDRPIYATGSVSPSVSAYLDSLSAYGETVRPDSARVAASGTESWNLESIGADHVRNRGISGAGVNVSVIDSGIDDSHPALRGQVVRWTDFVGDTSQPFDPWGHGTHVAGTVAGRADANKSVGVAPEARLFGARALDEDGQGSMSDVMAAMEWSAENRADVVSASLGASPFPLEYRGERAVRPNGTEASDIELYANGSGVYQASARYDGFKPAYVYVLVEPTQVGGERIQSDERRAEVMRNLSVTLRDPAGETPLRGVDAGWWFEDGRVPEAIAYQRFSPRNETAIETPGNWSLAVESDHPESVSYRYRATAYYPSNGSDQFSRYVDSLVTTTDTVAVISAGNAGLLGNRSVASPGASEGAITVGAARQTTSGVTSFSSRGPVGFGDDRRPGIALIAPGENVTSAYSTSQRDEAEPYVTLDGTSMAAPHVSGTVALLLDANPNATRADVTRVLRSTAQPLPQTEPAVGAGMLDTWSAVNETAELPRAVTTDAAPPSDPDGDGRYEDVNGDGNVTLADAQALFANRNAETVEGTPEAFDFSGNGRVNVVDVQALFAEIRA comes from the coding sequence ATGATTCGAACGCAACGAGGGACGCGGGTCGCCGTCGTCGGCATCGTGTTCTGTCTGCTCCTGAGCGCGACGCTCGCACCGGTCTCCGAAGCGACGCGCCCGCCCGATGTCGAGTTGGGAGGGTCCGAGCGGGGCGCACCCACAGCGACCGTCGCCGACCTCGCGACGACCAACAACACGACTGCACCAGACGACGAGACGACTAACAACACGACTGCGCCCGACGACGAGACGACCGAGGACGGCGTTCTCTCGGGCGCGGCGGCGTATCAACTGTCGCGCGCGGCGTCGGACGAACTGGTCCCGGTCATCCTCGTCTTCGACGACCCCTCGCGCGAGTCGGCCGACGCGCCCGACGAGTCTGAGACGACGCGCGCCCGACTCAGAGCGACGACCAACCGAACGCAGTCCGACGTGCGCGAGTTCCTCGAAGCGCGGCGGGAAAGCGGCAACGTCACAGACGTGACGCCGTTCTGGACGCGGAACGCGCTCGCTGTCGAGGCGACGTCCGGGGTCGTGCGAACGCTCGGCGGGATGCCGAACGTCTCCGCGATTCACTACGACCGGCCGATTTACGCGACGGGGTCGGTGTCGCCGAGCGTCTCCGCGTATCTGGACTCGCTGTCCGCGTACGGCGAGACGGTCCGACCGGACAGCGCGCGGGTCGCGGCGAGCGGAACGGAATCGTGGAACCTCGAATCGATTGGTGCCGACCACGTACGGAACCGTGGAATCTCCGGCGCGGGCGTGAACGTCAGCGTCATCGACAGCGGTATCGACGACAGCCACCCGGCGCTCCGCGGGCAGGTCGTCCGGTGGACGGACTTCGTGGGCGACACCTCCCAGCCGTTCGACCCGTGGGGCCACGGCACGCACGTCGCGGGGACGGTCGCCGGGCGGGCAGACGCGAACAAATCGGTCGGTGTCGCACCCGAAGCACGGCTGTTCGGCGCGCGCGCCCTCGACGAGGACGGACAGGGCAGTATGTCAGACGTGATGGCGGCGATGGAGTGGAGCGCCGAGAACCGCGCGGACGTGGTCTCCGCGAGCCTCGGTGCCAGTCCGTTCCCGCTCGAATACCGCGGTGAGCGGGCGGTCCGGCCGAACGGGACTGAAGCGAGCGACATCGAACTCTACGCGAACGGCTCCGGCGTGTACCAAGCCAGCGCGCGGTACGACGGGTTCAAACCGGCGTACGTCTACGTACTCGTCGAACCGACGCAGGTCGGCGGCGAGCGGATTCAAAGCGACGAGCGACGGGCCGAAGTCATGCGGAACCTCTCGGTGACGCTTCGAGACCCCGCGGGCGAAACCCCGCTCAGGGGCGTCGACGCGGGCTGGTGGTTCGAGGACGGCCGCGTACCGGAAGCAATCGCGTACCAGCGGTTCAGCCCTCGGAACGAGACGGCAATCGAAACCCCCGGGAACTGGTCGCTCGCCGTCGAGAGCGACCACCCCGAGTCGGTGTCGTATCGGTACCGGGCGACGGCGTACTACCCGTCGAACGGGAGCGACCAGTTCTCCCGGTACGTCGACTCGCTCGTGACGACGACGGACACGGTCGCGGTCATCTCGGCCGGCAACGCCGGGTTGCTCGGGAACCGCTCGGTGGCGAGTCCCGGCGCGTCGGAGGGCGCGATTACGGTCGGTGCGGCGCGGCAGACGACGTCCGGCGTGACCTCGTTTTCGAGTCGCGGCCCGGTCGGGTTTGGAGACGACCGGCGGCCCGGCATCGCCCTCATCGCTCCGGGAGAAAACGTCACGTCGGCGTACTCGACGTCACAGCGCGACGAGGCCGAACCGTACGTCACGCTCGACGGGACGTCGATGGCCGCCCCGCACGTGAGCGGCACGGTCGCGCTCCTCCTCGACGCGAACCCGAACGCGACCCGCGCCGACGTGACGCGAGTCCTCCGGTCGACGGCGCAACCGCTCCCACAGACGGAACCAGCCGTCGGCGCGGGGATGCTCGACACGTGGAGCGCGGTCAACGAGACGGCCGAACTGCCGCGCGCCGTGACGACCGACGCAGCACCGCCGAGTGACCCCGACGGTGACGGCCGCTACGAGGACGTCAACGGAGACGGAAACGTGACGCTCGCGGACGCGCAGGCGCTGTTCGCCAACCGCAACGCCGAGACGGTCGAAGGCACTCCGGAGGCGTTCGACTTCTCCGGAAACGGCCGCGTCAACGTCGTGGACGTGCAGGCGCTGTTCGCGGAAATCCGGGCGTAA
- a CDS encoding DUF1616 domain-containing protein codes for MTSDTDWLSLVPRSVRTAPADLLAVVVVAVLTCGAVTLPGVRDTPLRVVLGLPFVLFVPGYAVIAALFPESGPAVAASGDADAAGRTGIDGLERVALSFGTSVALVSALGLLLNFTPWGLRLVPIVVAIGLLTVAAAVVGSRRRAALPEGERFGVPVRSSLPNDPNPFSSGSRTDAAFAVVLVLCLALAVGVGGYMVAAPGSGESFSEIYVLTGNQSGDLAAEDYPTELTAGEPTSLTVAVGNHEGTATDYVVVSQLQRVRVANNTTTVLEREALTRYRPSVEANATWRTEHAVTPTMTGDRLRLTYLLYEGSAPAEPTAANAYQSVHLWVNVTAPDSASS; via the coding sequence ATGACCTCCGACACGGACTGGCTGTCGCTCGTCCCGCGCTCGGTTCGCACCGCCCCTGCGGACCTGCTCGCGGTCGTGGTGGTGGCCGTCCTCACTTGCGGTGCAGTCACCCTTCCCGGCGTCCGCGACACCCCGCTTCGGGTCGTACTTGGCCTCCCGTTCGTGCTTTTCGTCCCCGGCTACGCAGTTATCGCCGCGCTGTTCCCGGAGTCGGGGCCGGCGGTCGCCGCGAGCGGAGACGCCGACGCGGCCGGCCGGACGGGAATCGACGGCCTCGAACGGGTCGCGCTCTCGTTCGGGACGAGCGTCGCCCTCGTCTCGGCGCTCGGACTGCTCCTCAACTTCACGCCGTGGGGGCTTCGACTCGTTCCGATCGTCGTCGCCATCGGGCTACTCACGGTCGCGGCCGCGGTCGTCGGGTCGCGTCGGCGGGCCGCCCTCCCCGAGGGCGAACGTTTCGGCGTCCCGGTCCGGTCCAGTCTCCCAAATGACCCGAACCCCTTCTCGTCCGGGTCGCGGACCGACGCGGCGTTCGCCGTCGTGTTGGTGCTCTGCCTCGCGCTCGCCGTCGGGGTGGGCGGATACATGGTCGCCGCTCCTGGGTCCGGGGAGTCCTTCTCCGAGATATACGTGCTGACGGGGAACCAGTCCGGGGACCTCGCCGCGGAAGACTATCCGACGGAACTCACTGCGGGGGAGCCCACGTCGCTCACCGTCGCCGTCGGCAACCACGAGGGGACGGCCACCGACTACGTCGTCGTCTCGCAACTCCAGCGCGTCCGGGTCGCCAATAACACGACGACGGTCCTCGAACGCGAGGCGCTCACCCGGTACCGACCGTCGGTCGAGGCCAACGCGACGTGGCGGACCGAACACGCGGTCACGCCGACGATGACCGGCGACCGACTCCGACTCACCTACCTCCTGTACGAGGGGTCGGCACCCGCGGAGCCGACGGCTGCAAACGCCTATCAGTCGGTCCACCTCTGGGTGAACGTGACGGCTCCGGACTCCGCCTCCTCCTGA